A DNA window from Brassica napus cultivar Da-Ae chromosome C1, Da-Ae, whole genome shotgun sequence contains the following coding sequences:
- the LOC106443416 gene encoding putative lipid-binding protein AIR1, whose translation MASKNITIALFLTINLVFFGFTMAQAPGPQAPICPRSSTQVQACVNRLTSIVGLNVLPLTQCCSLVAGLAPSVASVCICNALKLSVLDILGITVTLGQVLGSCGVSPPASFICA comes from the coding sequence ATGGCTTCAAAGAACATCACCATAGCTCTCTTCCTCACCATCAACCTCGTCTTCTTCGGCTTTACCATGGCCCAAGCTCCCGGGCCTCAAGCTCCGATATGTCCCAGAAGCTCAACCCAGGTCCAAGCTTGTGTCAACAGGCTTACCTCTATCGTGGGTCTTAACGTTCTACCGCTGACGCAATGCTGTTCTCTAGTGGCTGGACTTGCCCCCTCTGTGGCCTCTGTCTGCATCTGCAATGCCTTAAAACTGTCAGTTCTCGACATTCTGGGTATCACTGTGACACTTGGTCAGGTTCTTGGGTCCTGCGGTGTTTCTCCCCCAGCTAGTTTCATATGCGCCTAA
- the LOC106437617 gene encoding putative methyltransferase DDB_G0268948 yields MSVVEYEADIYLDARPTYPADWYSKLAALSHHHHLAWDAGTGNGQAATGIAEHYDRVIATDVSETMINLGKPHRKVTYHHTPSSMTEDEMVDLIGGENSVDLITVATAVHWFDLPRFYAIAKRLLRKPGGIIAVWSYTTEMAVSPEFDPVMARFTEKALPYFKFPECQYVVDGYKSLPFPFESVGLGSEGKPMELEIKRTVSFEGFLRMVRSWSAIGAAKEKGVELLSEDVVKELEMAWGGSELVRTIVYKTFMLAGTVRK; encoded by the exons atgtcagtCGTTGAGTATGAAGCAGATATCTACCTAGACGCACGCCCCACTTACCCCGCCGATTGGTACTCCAAGCTCGCCGCTCTCTCTCACCATCACCACCTCGCCTGGGACGCCGGAACCGGAAACGGCCAAGCCGCAACCGGC ATCGCGGAGCACTACGACAGAGTCATCGCGACGGACGTGAGCGAGACGATGATAAATCTGGGGAAACCGCATCGGAAAGTAACTTACCACCACACGCCGTCGTCGATGACGGAAGACGAGATGGTGGATCTGATCGGAGGAGAGAACTCCGTGGATCTAATAACGGTGGCCACCGCCGTACACTGGTTCGATCTCCCGAGATTCTACGCGATCGCGAAACGTCTCCTCCGTAAACCGGGAGGGATCATCGCCGTGTGGAGCTACACCACGGAAATGGCGGTGAGTCCCGAGTTCGACCCGGTGATGGCTCGGTTTACCGAGAAAGCGTTGCCGTATTTTAAGTTCCCTGAGTGTCAGTATGTTGTGGACGGTTACAAATCGTTGCCGTTTCCGTTCGAGAGCGTGGGCCTGGGCTCTGAGGGTAAGCCCATGGAGCTGGAGATTAAGAGGACGGTGTCGTTTGAAGGATTCTTGCGGATGGTGCGGTCGTGGTCTGCTATTGGCGCGGCTAAGGAAAAAGGAGTTGAGTTGTTGTCGGAAGATGTAGTGAAAGAGCTCGAGATGGCCTGGGGTGGATCCGAGCTGGTTCGAACCATCGTCTACAAGACGTTTATGCTCGCAGGAACCGTTAGAAAATAG
- the LOC106437616 gene encoding oxysterol-binding protein-related protein 2A isoform X1: MRVKELHPLCCITLESPHALDDNKPPPQPVTNLTRSRSLPATSLTGGSNRRSLASAGSVAGILYKWTNFSKGWRSRYFLLRDGILSYSKIRRPENLNLLSSSDDVRLIGNISADRLSRMDSCSGRRKQEKSVGIVHLKQVSSFRESKSDERKFYIFTATKTLHLRTDSISDRAAWLQALASAKCIFPLRSLNGDFSFTSPKDLSISTERLKKRLQEAGMNENLVKDCEQIMLSEFSEMHGQIKLLHDERTNLFDALRQLEEANLEAGAPGIHSSLGRGKYSECSTTASSDDKQEFEDVSEEDEPSFHDTKEYFNEPNIGSGSNLPNNSGYADIKRRTKLPDPAEKEKAVSLWSMIKDNVGKDLTRVCLPVYFNEPISSLQKCFEDLEYSYLLDRAYEHGKSGNGLLRALNVAAFAVSGYASTEGRHCKPFNPLLGETYEADFPEKGIRFFSEKVSHHPTVIANHCEGKGWRFWGDTNLRSKFWGRSIQVEPVGVLTLEFDDGEVFQWSKVTSTIYNIILGKLYCDHHGVMQIRGNRQYSCTLKFKEQSILERNPHQVNGFVEDVAGKKAATVFGKWDDSLYYVAGDGVSKTKVSDPASNASLLWRRTKPPPNVTRYNLTSFAITLNELTPGLKEMLPPTDSRLRPDQRHLENGEYEKANLEKQRLERRQRMSRQLQESGWRPRWFEKQGENETFKYTGGYWEARGHRKWDDCPNIFGEFTEEQLADSA; this comes from the exons atgcgGGTGAAGGAGCTGCATCCTCTCTGCTGCATCACTCTGGAGAGTCCACACGCGCTTGATGATAACAAACCGCCGCCGCAGCCGGTCACGAATCTAACTAGGTCGAGGAGTCTTCCGGCGACGTCGCTAACCGGTGGATCCAACCGGAGGAGCCTGGCCTCGGCTGGATCGGTGGCTGGGATCTTATACAAGTGGACAAACTTCAGCAAAGGATGGAGATCTAGATACTTCCTCCTCCGCGACGGAATCTTGTCTTACTCCAAGATCCGGCGACCGGAGAATCTGAATCTACTCTCTTCCTCAGACGACGTGAGGCTCATTGGAAATATCTCCGCTGATCGTCTCTCGAGGATGGATAGTTGCAGTGGTCGCCGGAAACAGGAGAAAAGCGTCGGCATTGTTCATCTTAAG CAGGTTTCATCTTTCAGAGAAAGCAAGTCTGATGAGAGGAAGTTCTATATATTCACAGCGACCAAGACTCTTCATCTGAGGACTGACTCTATAAGTGATAGAGCAGCTTGGTTACAAGCTTTAGCATCTGCAAAATGCATTTTTCCTCTCCGGTCACTTAATGGGGATTTCTCCTTCACCTCACCAAAGGATTTGTCTATATCAACGGAGAGGTTAAAGAAACGGTTGCAAGAAGCTGGAATGAACGAGAATCTCGTTAAAGACTGCGAGCAGATCATGCTATCAGAGTTTTCTGAAATGCATGGACAAATCAAACTACTTCATGACGAACGAACGAATTTGTTTGACGCACTGAGGCAGCTTGAG GAAGCTAATCTCGAAGCTGGAGCACCAGGGATCCATTCAAGCCTTGGACGTGGAAAGTATAGTG AATGCAGCACAACTGCTTCATCTGATGATAAACAAGAGTTTGAGGATGTGTCTGAAGAAGACGAGCCTTCCTTCCACGACACAAAGGAGTACTTCAACGAACCCAACATTGGTTCTGGATCCAATCTACCTAATAACTCTGGATACGCGGATATCAAGAGAAGAACAAAACTTCCTGATCCAGCTGAAAAAGAGAAAGCTGTAAGTCTTTGGTCTATGATCAAAGACAACGTTGGAAAAGATCTCACCCGAGTTTGCCTCCCTGTCTATTTCAACGAACCAATATCATCCCTCCAGAAATGCTTTGAAGACTTGGAGTACTCTTATCTTCTGGACCGAGCATATGAACATGGCAAATCT GGGAACGGTCTGCTAAGAGCCTTGAACGTTGCTGCCTTTGCGGTCTCTGGCTATGCTTCCACTGAAGGCAGACACTGTAAGCCCTTCAACCCTTTGCTTGGAGAAACATATGAAGCTGACTTTCCTGAAAAGGGAATACGTTTCTTCTCTGAGAAG gtgaGTCACCATCCAACTGTTATCGCCAACCACTGTGAAGGTAAAGGGTGGAGGTTCTGGGGTGACACTAACCTCAGGTCAAAGTTTTGGGGGAGATCTATTCAAGTGGAACCTGTTGGAGTTTTGACTCTGGAGTTTGATGATGGAGAAGTATTTCAATGGAGCAag GTAACATCgactatatacaatataatattaGGTAAACTCTACTGTGACCATCATGGAGTGATGCAAATCCGTGGGAACCGCCAGTATTCTTGTACTCTCAAGTTTAAGGAACAATCCATTCTTGAGAGAAATCCACACCAG GTAAATGGTTTTGTAGAAGACGTGGCTGGGAAAAAAGCTGCAACAGTATTTGGTAAATGGGATGATAGTCTTTACTATGTTGCTGGCGATGGAGTCAGTAAGACGAAAGTCAGCGATCCTGCATCAAATGCCTCGTTGCTGTGGAGAAGGACCAAGCCACCGCCTAATGTGACTAGATACAACTTAACTTCATTTGCTATTACACTGAACGAGCTAACACCTGGTTTGAAG GAGATGCTTCCTCCCACAGACTCAAGGCTAAGACCAGACCAAAGGCATCTGGAGAATGGTGAATATGAGAAGGCCAACTTAGAGAAACAACGGTTAGAAAGAAGGCAAAGAATG TCGAGGCAACTTCAGGAAAGCGGGTGGAGACCGAGATGGTTCGAGAaacaaggagaaaatgaaacgTTCAAGTACACGGGCGGTTACTGGGAAGCAAGAGGACACAGGAAGTGGGATGATTGCCCAAACATCTTCGGCGAGTTCACGGAAGAGCAGCTAGCTGATTCTGCTTAA
- the LOC106437616 gene encoding oxysterol-binding protein-related protein 2A isoform X2: MRVKELHPLCCITLESPHALDDNKPPPQPVTNLTRSRSLPATSLTGGSNRRSLASAGSVAGILYKWTNFSKGWRSRYFLLRDGILSYSKIRRPENLNLLSSSDDVRLIGNISADRLSRMDSCSGRRKQEKSVGIVHLKVSSFRESKSDERKFYIFTATKTLHLRTDSISDRAAWLQALASAKCIFPLRSLNGDFSFTSPKDLSISTERLKKRLQEAGMNENLVKDCEQIMLSEFSEMHGQIKLLHDERTNLFDALRQLEEANLEAGAPGIHSSLGRGKYSECSTTASSDDKQEFEDVSEEDEPSFHDTKEYFNEPNIGSGSNLPNNSGYADIKRRTKLPDPAEKEKAVSLWSMIKDNVGKDLTRVCLPVYFNEPISSLQKCFEDLEYSYLLDRAYEHGKSGNGLLRALNVAAFAVSGYASTEGRHCKPFNPLLGETYEADFPEKGIRFFSEKVSHHPTVIANHCEGKGWRFWGDTNLRSKFWGRSIQVEPVGVLTLEFDDGEVFQWSKVTSTIYNIILGKLYCDHHGVMQIRGNRQYSCTLKFKEQSILERNPHQVNGFVEDVAGKKAATVFGKWDDSLYYVAGDGVSKTKVSDPASNASLLWRRTKPPPNVTRYNLTSFAITLNELTPGLKEMLPPTDSRLRPDQRHLENGEYEKANLEKQRLERRQRMSRQLQESGWRPRWFEKQGENETFKYTGGYWEARGHRKWDDCPNIFGEFTEEQLADSA; the protein is encoded by the exons atgcgGGTGAAGGAGCTGCATCCTCTCTGCTGCATCACTCTGGAGAGTCCACACGCGCTTGATGATAACAAACCGCCGCCGCAGCCGGTCACGAATCTAACTAGGTCGAGGAGTCTTCCGGCGACGTCGCTAACCGGTGGATCCAACCGGAGGAGCCTGGCCTCGGCTGGATCGGTGGCTGGGATCTTATACAAGTGGACAAACTTCAGCAAAGGATGGAGATCTAGATACTTCCTCCTCCGCGACGGAATCTTGTCTTACTCCAAGATCCGGCGACCGGAGAATCTGAATCTACTCTCTTCCTCAGACGACGTGAGGCTCATTGGAAATATCTCCGCTGATCGTCTCTCGAGGATGGATAGTTGCAGTGGTCGCCGGAAACAGGAGAAAAGCGTCGGCATTGTTCATCTTAAG GTTTCATCTTTCAGAGAAAGCAAGTCTGATGAGAGGAAGTTCTATATATTCACAGCGACCAAGACTCTTCATCTGAGGACTGACTCTATAAGTGATAGAGCAGCTTGGTTACAAGCTTTAGCATCTGCAAAATGCATTTTTCCTCTCCGGTCACTTAATGGGGATTTCTCCTTCACCTCACCAAAGGATTTGTCTATATCAACGGAGAGGTTAAAGAAACGGTTGCAAGAAGCTGGAATGAACGAGAATCTCGTTAAAGACTGCGAGCAGATCATGCTATCAGAGTTTTCTGAAATGCATGGACAAATCAAACTACTTCATGACGAACGAACGAATTTGTTTGACGCACTGAGGCAGCTTGAG GAAGCTAATCTCGAAGCTGGAGCACCAGGGATCCATTCAAGCCTTGGACGTGGAAAGTATAGTG AATGCAGCACAACTGCTTCATCTGATGATAAACAAGAGTTTGAGGATGTGTCTGAAGAAGACGAGCCTTCCTTCCACGACACAAAGGAGTACTTCAACGAACCCAACATTGGTTCTGGATCCAATCTACCTAATAACTCTGGATACGCGGATATCAAGAGAAGAACAAAACTTCCTGATCCAGCTGAAAAAGAGAAAGCTGTAAGTCTTTGGTCTATGATCAAAGACAACGTTGGAAAAGATCTCACCCGAGTTTGCCTCCCTGTCTATTTCAACGAACCAATATCATCCCTCCAGAAATGCTTTGAAGACTTGGAGTACTCTTATCTTCTGGACCGAGCATATGAACATGGCAAATCT GGGAACGGTCTGCTAAGAGCCTTGAACGTTGCTGCCTTTGCGGTCTCTGGCTATGCTTCCACTGAAGGCAGACACTGTAAGCCCTTCAACCCTTTGCTTGGAGAAACATATGAAGCTGACTTTCCTGAAAAGGGAATACGTTTCTTCTCTGAGAAG gtgaGTCACCATCCAACTGTTATCGCCAACCACTGTGAAGGTAAAGGGTGGAGGTTCTGGGGTGACACTAACCTCAGGTCAAAGTTTTGGGGGAGATCTATTCAAGTGGAACCTGTTGGAGTTTTGACTCTGGAGTTTGATGATGGAGAAGTATTTCAATGGAGCAag GTAACATCgactatatacaatataatattaGGTAAACTCTACTGTGACCATCATGGAGTGATGCAAATCCGTGGGAACCGCCAGTATTCTTGTACTCTCAAGTTTAAGGAACAATCCATTCTTGAGAGAAATCCACACCAG GTAAATGGTTTTGTAGAAGACGTGGCTGGGAAAAAAGCTGCAACAGTATTTGGTAAATGGGATGATAGTCTTTACTATGTTGCTGGCGATGGAGTCAGTAAGACGAAAGTCAGCGATCCTGCATCAAATGCCTCGTTGCTGTGGAGAAGGACCAAGCCACCGCCTAATGTGACTAGATACAACTTAACTTCATTTGCTATTACACTGAACGAGCTAACACCTGGTTTGAAG GAGATGCTTCCTCCCACAGACTCAAGGCTAAGACCAGACCAAAGGCATCTGGAGAATGGTGAATATGAGAAGGCCAACTTAGAGAAACAACGGTTAGAAAGAAGGCAAAGAATG TCGAGGCAACTTCAGGAAAGCGGGTGGAGACCGAGATGGTTCGAGAaacaaggagaaaatgaaacgTTCAAGTACACGGGCGGTTACTGGGAAGCAAGAGGACACAGGAAGTGGGATGATTGCCCAAACATCTTCGGCGAGTTCACGGAAGAGCAGCTAGCTGATTCTGCTTAA
- the LOC106437616 gene encoding oxysterol-binding protein-related protein 2A isoform X4, protein MIKDNVGKDLTRVCLPVYFNEPISSLQKCFEDLEYSYLLDRAYEHGKSGNGLLRALNVAAFAVSGYASTEGRHCKPFNPLLGETYEADFPEKGIRFFSEKVSHHPTVIANHCEGKGWRFWGDTNLRSKFWGRSIQVEPVGVLTLEFDDGEVFQWSKVTSTIYNIILGKLYCDHHGVMQIRGNRQYSCTLKFKEQSILERNPHQVNGFVEDVAGKKAATVFGKWDDSLYYVAGDGVSKTKVSDPASNASLLWRRTKPPPNVTRYNLTSFAITLNELTPGLKEMLPPTDSRLRPDQRHLENGEYEKANLEKQRLERRQRMSRQLQESGWRPRWFEKQGENETFKYTGGYWEARGHRKWDDCPNIFGEFTEEQLADSA, encoded by the exons ATGATCAAAGACAACGTTGGAAAAGATCTCACCCGAGTTTGCCTCCCTGTCTATTTCAACGAACCAATATCATCCCTCCAGAAATGCTTTGAAGACTTGGAGTACTCTTATCTTCTGGACCGAGCATATGAACATGGCAAATCT GGGAACGGTCTGCTAAGAGCCTTGAACGTTGCTGCCTTTGCGGTCTCTGGCTATGCTTCCACTGAAGGCAGACACTGTAAGCCCTTCAACCCTTTGCTTGGAGAAACATATGAAGCTGACTTTCCTGAAAAGGGAATACGTTTCTTCTCTGAGAAG gtgaGTCACCATCCAACTGTTATCGCCAACCACTGTGAAGGTAAAGGGTGGAGGTTCTGGGGTGACACTAACCTCAGGTCAAAGTTTTGGGGGAGATCTATTCAAGTGGAACCTGTTGGAGTTTTGACTCTGGAGTTTGATGATGGAGAAGTATTTCAATGGAGCAag GTAACATCgactatatacaatataatattaGGTAAACTCTACTGTGACCATCATGGAGTGATGCAAATCCGTGGGAACCGCCAGTATTCTTGTACTCTCAAGTTTAAGGAACAATCCATTCTTGAGAGAAATCCACACCAG GTAAATGGTTTTGTAGAAGACGTGGCTGGGAAAAAAGCTGCAACAGTATTTGGTAAATGGGATGATAGTCTTTACTATGTTGCTGGCGATGGAGTCAGTAAGACGAAAGTCAGCGATCCTGCATCAAATGCCTCGTTGCTGTGGAGAAGGACCAAGCCACCGCCTAATGTGACTAGATACAACTTAACTTCATTTGCTATTACACTGAACGAGCTAACACCTGGTTTGAAG GAGATGCTTCCTCCCACAGACTCAAGGCTAAGACCAGACCAAAGGCATCTGGAGAATGGTGAATATGAGAAGGCCAACTTAGAGAAACAACGGTTAGAAAGAAGGCAAAGAATG TCGAGGCAACTTCAGGAAAGCGGGTGGAGACCGAGATGGTTCGAGAaacaaggagaaaatgaaacgTTCAAGTACACGGGCGGTTACTGGGAAGCAAGAGGACACAGGAAGTGGGATGATTGCCCAAACATCTTCGGCGAGTTCACGGAAGAGCAGCTAGCTGATTCTGCTTAA
- the LOC106437616 gene encoding oxysterol-binding protein-related protein 2A isoform X3, giving the protein MNENLVKDCEQIMLSEFSEMHGQIKLLHDERTNLFDALRQLEEANLEAGAPGIHSSLGRGKYSECSTTASSDDKQEFEDVSEEDEPSFHDTKEYFNEPNIGSGSNLPNNSGYADIKRRTKLPDPAEKEKAVSLWSMIKDNVGKDLTRVCLPVYFNEPISSLQKCFEDLEYSYLLDRAYEHGKSGNGLLRALNVAAFAVSGYASTEGRHCKPFNPLLGETYEADFPEKGIRFFSEKVSHHPTVIANHCEGKGWRFWGDTNLRSKFWGRSIQVEPVGVLTLEFDDGEVFQWSKVTSTIYNIILGKLYCDHHGVMQIRGNRQYSCTLKFKEQSILERNPHQVNGFVEDVAGKKAATVFGKWDDSLYYVAGDGVSKTKVSDPASNASLLWRRTKPPPNVTRYNLTSFAITLNELTPGLKEMLPPTDSRLRPDQRHLENGEYEKANLEKQRLERRQRMSRQLQESGWRPRWFEKQGENETFKYTGGYWEARGHRKWDDCPNIFGEFTEEQLADSA; this is encoded by the exons ATGAACGAGAATCTCGTTAAAGACTGCGAGCAGATCATGCTATCAGAGTTTTCTGAAATGCATGGACAAATCAAACTACTTCATGACGAACGAACGAATTTGTTTGACGCACTGAGGCAGCTTGAG GAAGCTAATCTCGAAGCTGGAGCACCAGGGATCCATTCAAGCCTTGGACGTGGAAAGTATAGTG AATGCAGCACAACTGCTTCATCTGATGATAAACAAGAGTTTGAGGATGTGTCTGAAGAAGACGAGCCTTCCTTCCACGACACAAAGGAGTACTTCAACGAACCCAACATTGGTTCTGGATCCAATCTACCTAATAACTCTGGATACGCGGATATCAAGAGAAGAACAAAACTTCCTGATCCAGCTGAAAAAGAGAAAGCTGTAAGTCTTTGGTCTATGATCAAAGACAACGTTGGAAAAGATCTCACCCGAGTTTGCCTCCCTGTCTATTTCAACGAACCAATATCATCCCTCCAGAAATGCTTTGAAGACTTGGAGTACTCTTATCTTCTGGACCGAGCATATGAACATGGCAAATCT GGGAACGGTCTGCTAAGAGCCTTGAACGTTGCTGCCTTTGCGGTCTCTGGCTATGCTTCCACTGAAGGCAGACACTGTAAGCCCTTCAACCCTTTGCTTGGAGAAACATATGAAGCTGACTTTCCTGAAAAGGGAATACGTTTCTTCTCTGAGAAG gtgaGTCACCATCCAACTGTTATCGCCAACCACTGTGAAGGTAAAGGGTGGAGGTTCTGGGGTGACACTAACCTCAGGTCAAAGTTTTGGGGGAGATCTATTCAAGTGGAACCTGTTGGAGTTTTGACTCTGGAGTTTGATGATGGAGAAGTATTTCAATGGAGCAag GTAACATCgactatatacaatataatattaGGTAAACTCTACTGTGACCATCATGGAGTGATGCAAATCCGTGGGAACCGCCAGTATTCTTGTACTCTCAAGTTTAAGGAACAATCCATTCTTGAGAGAAATCCACACCAG GTAAATGGTTTTGTAGAAGACGTGGCTGGGAAAAAAGCTGCAACAGTATTTGGTAAATGGGATGATAGTCTTTACTATGTTGCTGGCGATGGAGTCAGTAAGACGAAAGTCAGCGATCCTGCATCAAATGCCTCGTTGCTGTGGAGAAGGACCAAGCCACCGCCTAATGTGACTAGATACAACTTAACTTCATTTGCTATTACACTGAACGAGCTAACACCTGGTTTGAAG GAGATGCTTCCTCCCACAGACTCAAGGCTAAGACCAGACCAAAGGCATCTGGAGAATGGTGAATATGAGAAGGCCAACTTAGAGAAACAACGGTTAGAAAGAAGGCAAAGAATG TCGAGGCAACTTCAGGAAAGCGGGTGGAGACCGAGATGGTTCGAGAaacaaggagaaaatgaaacgTTCAAGTACACGGGCGGTTACTGGGAAGCAAGAGGACACAGGAAGTGGGATGATTGCCCAAACATCTTCGGCGAGTTCACGGAAGAGCAGCTAGCTGATTCTGCTTAA